The DNA sequence TCGGTGCTGCTGGTGGGGCCGTCTGGGTACGGGAAGTCGCGGTTGCTGGCGGAGGCGCGGGAGTATGCGGCGCTGCGGGGGGTACGGTGTGTGGCGGTGCGGGCGGAGGCGACTTTGGCTTCGCATCCGTGGGCGGCTGTTCGAGATCTCTGCCGACTTCTCGTCGAACTACCAGGGGCCGCTGCGATTGACCCTAGAGCGATGTCCGTTGTGAGGTCCATGCTCAGGGAAGACGCAGTCCAAGAAGGTGACATGAGCTTCGGGCCTGCGACTACCGCAGAGGACATTCGAGCATCGCTAGTGGCCCTGACGAACGCAATAAGTCATGAGACACCCTTGCTGGTCACTCTCGATGACCTACAGAACGCAGATCCGCGGTCAGTCGCCACTATGTACTCGCTGCTCATTGATGTTCAGTCGGGTCGGTGCAGCTGCTTGGCAGCCACGCATCCAGCCGCGCACCATCTGACGGAGCGATCTGACGGCCGACGCGGCTCCCAAATTGTGCGATTGACGCCACTCAAGGCTCAGGCATCCCGGCAGCTCGCTGCTTCAACCGCGAATGCGCACGGCAATGCGCTATCCGACAAGGTCCTAGATCACCTTGCTCGCAGATCTGGCGGACACCCACTGTTTGCAAGAGAACTAGCGCTGTCATTCGCACGTGGTGAGCCTCTTGATTCGCTTCCGGCGACTTTGGCGGATGTAGTGGCAAGAAACCTGTCCACCCAGTCTCCCGATGCAGTTCGAGTGCTCCGCGTAGTCGCCCTCCTATCGAGCGCCGCCACCGTCGGGCGCGTGCAGTCTGCGTCCAGGCAGGATCGCCGCGTCTTCCTTTCACTAGTTGATTCGCTTTCCCAAGAGGGAATTCTGCACCTAGACCCGTCTCGCGTACTACGGCTTCACGACAGTTGGCGCGACTCAATTCTATCCGGCACCCCCGAGACGGTATCCGCCACACTGGCCTTGGAGTGTGCTGGCGTCCTCGAGGCGGAGGAGGACGCGGATGCAGTTACTACTCACGGATGCCTTGCGGACCTCTATCGCGTGGCTGGGGACATCAACCGCGCGACCCACTTCAGACTCCGAAGCATTGACTCACTGATCTCCGCGGGGCTCTACGAGTCAGCCCTGAACAGCCTTCAGGGGTCATCTTCAGCCGGCTTCTCTCCTGCAGTCCGAGCACGCTTTCGGGTTCGCGAGGCCGTGGTACTACTCGCAACCGGGAACCCGGTTCGAAGCCTTGAGCTCGCGAACGACGTTTGGCGATCGCGAGTGCTTCAGGCTGGCGCATTGATCTCAGAGCATGTGCTCGCTGTCGGTGTCTCAGCTGATTGCCACATCAAGCTCGACGCCGCAGACAAGGCGCCATTCGACGAGCTCTTGGCACTAGCCAACAGCGGCAAGCTCTCTCCGGGGGACACGACCAGGGCGTGCCTTTGGGGCCTCCGCCTGGCGAGCAACGCAGCTGACAGCGCAGCGTTACGAAAGTTCATCGAGGTCGTGAGGAACACGACGCGTAGTGCAGGGCCGTCTCCTGCATCTGCCTTGAGCGAGCTAATCTTTGCAGCTGAACTGGGATCAGCGGTCGACATCGCGACGGCCTACGACCAGGTGCGCTCGATGGATAAGGCCGGCCTCTCCGTAAGCGACCAATGCCTCCTGTTGAGGTGCTCAGCTCACGCGCTGCGAGTCGGAGGGTTCATCGACGAAGCATCTGCCACCGGAGAGGCGTCATTCCGGCTCGCACAAGAGCATGGCATGAAGCACGCTGCGCGCCTTTCGCTCGAACTTCTCTGTAACATGCACCTAGACTTCGCCAACACAGTTGAGGCGTCTCGGTGGCTCGAACTGCTCGCTGAACTCACAGCCAGCGGAGGGCACGGCAACACGCAGACCTCGTTCGAGCATGTTCGTGACCGTCTGAATTTCTCGCGCGGACTCACGAGCGCAGCGACCAGCGACTCTCTGGGCCGCCTTGATCTCGTCAAGACATTCGGGAAGACTCATGGCCGAGCCGGCGAACTGGCACTAGCTGCTGCTGCGGCAGCCGGCCGCGGAGACAATGAGGCTGCCGCGGC is a window from the Pseudogemmatithrix spongiicola genome containing:
- a CDS encoding AAA family ATPase, with translation MVRVLGATEFTVGTRRIGMGTEALFALGLYLTTRAGDRVSREDVLDTFWPGGDEDARRHAMRQMLYRLRQKGMAFLEDGDILTLDPAKVDSDLRHCLAAGWPESATAQEVEGALTFGPTFSSRLPRAFLDWCDGIRSEVSHQARKAAMQLIASARSQGRWADLDRWAKAVLQTDPLHEEATLARAEAASMSGAKTLALEILDGYLAEVGTGDGSVGKPALQLRKRIAERRASWVPTGPREVPLVGREEEMSALTQAVESALLGRSRSVLLVGPSGYGKSRLLAEAREYAALRGVRCVAVRAEATLASHPWAAVRDLCRLLVELPGAAAIDPRAMSVVRSMLREDAVQEGDMSFGPATTAEDIRASLVALTNAISHETPLLVTLDDLQNADPRSVATMYSLLIDVQSGRCSCLAATHPAAHHLTERSDGRRGSQIVRLTPLKAQASRQLAASTANAHGNALSDKVLDHLARRSGGHPLFARELALSFARGEPLDSLPATLADVVARNLSTQSPDAVRVLRVVALLSSAATVGRVQSASRQDRRVFLSLVDSLSQEGILHLDPSRVLRLHDSWRDSILSGTPETVSATLALECAGVLEAEEDADAVTTHGCLADLYRVAGDINRATHFRLRSIDSLISAGLYESALNSLQGSSSAGFSPAVRARFRVREAVVLLATGNPVRSLELANDVWRSRVLQAGALISEHVLAVGVSADCHIKLDAADKAPFDELLALANSGKLSPGDTTRACLWGLRLASNAADSAALRKFIEVVRNTTRSAGPSPASALSELIFAAELGSAVDIATAYDQVRSMDKAGLSVSDQCLLLRCSAHALRVGGFIDEASATGEASFRLAQEHGMKHAARLSLELLCNMHLDFANTVEASRWLELLAELTASGGHGNTQTSFEHVRDRLNFSRGLTSAATSDSLGRLDLVKTFGKTHGRAGELALAAAAAAGRGDNEAAAALMKEALDGAVSFLGRPVADFILDTCLETGRLIGRESRADEVAAEHLSARSSRGEIPIAPAFRNLRSLADPSTRA